Sequence from the Miscanthus floridulus cultivar M001 chromosome 16, ASM1932011v1, whole genome shotgun sequence genome:
AATGGTACAGGATATACCTGTTGATCTGCATAAAAGCTTCTAATCAACGGATTTGTTTTATGGGAATACTAGCTACTTTATCCCATTCTGGTCCATCCTTGAGTTGTAGTTGGTTCATCAAATTTGGTTTGCACCCAATTAAATGAAGAACTTGCAGAGAAGATGGGAAGCCACTTGGCAAAGACTCCAACTCAGCACAATTCATTATGCTCAGTTTTCTCAGAGTGGTGTTGCTGTTGAAGTTGGTAGGGAAAGATTTCACAGTGATCTTGGAGCAATTTTCGATCAATACACTTTCTAGTGCCGCAAAACTTGGCATAGAGTGTAGAGAGGAAAATTCAGAGCACTGCTGAATGTGTAGCTCATGAAGTTTTGTTAAGCAGTCTGAACTTTCCATCTGTGGAAGGCATGTGATGTTGTTGCAATTAGATATCTCCAGCCAGGTAAGCGCTTGTAAACCCCTCAAACAAGTGCATAGCTGCTCATCATTTATGCTTGAATGAGATATTTGCAACCTCTTTAAGGAAGTCAACACATGAAGCTCTTCAAACTTTACATCTTGACAGTTCCTCAGAGTCAAAATAGCAATTGATTCCAGTTGTTGCTTGTGCATTAAGCCATTTGTAAGGACAGTGGCAGAGCATGTGTCTAATGCAAACTTGCGTGCTTTTGATGGCGAGGAAGAGGAGGATAGTTTTAGTTGTGAAACAAATCCTGTATTTTTTACTGAGACCTTCCGCACAAATAGAGGGAGCTGAGGCACCTTAATCAACTCAGGACAGTTCAAAAGCTTCAACTTGCGGAGTTTAGGAAACATATCAGTGCTCTTCTCTGCTTGGGTCCACTCAACCCACTGAGGCATATCATCAAATTCAAGTTCCTCCAAATATGGAAATGCAATTGGATTGGTTCCACAAAATTCACGGCCGATTTTTTTCACTGAGCACATTTCTTTCAAATGCAAAACCTTGAGACATGGAAGCTGCCCGAGAGGAGGCAGGACCTCCCATTTTCTACAGTTGATCAAATGCAGGTATTTGAAGTAGAAGTTGCTCTCCTTCAAGCTTGTGCTCAGCCAGTTTGGTGATCTATTACCATGATATCTTCTAATTATAAGCCTTTTAACATATTGGTGCGGCTCAAGACCATCCAAAACTTCAGCCTCAACAGAGGGAACACTCTTACCAGTCGAGTTCCATTCTAATTCCAGTACCTTAACATTCTCCTTCCTGTTTAATCCAGCCTTGCAGGCTTCTTCTTGCTTTGTTACAACATCAAGGTTCTTTATATGAAGCTCTTTACGCAGACTGCTCATACCATCCAAGTCTCCTAAAGTATGgcccttttcatttttaacatGGAACTTAACTGATCCCTGCAGGTGAACCAGTTTCCCAATGCCAGTGATTTTGGATGTATCCATGTCCAAATGCCGCAGACGTGTCAGGTTTACAATATCTTCCGGGACCTCAAGGCCAGACCCCTTAGGACTACTAAAGGTTTGAAGACGATAGAGCTTTGTCAGTGCTTGTGGAAGCTTGGTGGTTGATTTGCAAAGTGCCAGGTATCTGAGGTATTTAAGGTTTCCAATCCTCTCCGATAGACGAATGATATTGCAGCCTTCCAAACTAAGAACTCGAAGGCCTTTCAGCTCTGTGAAAAAATCTCCTGGCAGTTGATCCAACGAAGAGGAAGGGTTCTTGAGAATCAGTAGTGTGCGCAATCTTTTCAGGTCACATCGGCTCTTGAGCTGCGCCACCGTATCACTATCACCGGACACAGATAAGTGCCGGATTGTCTTGGGGATCTCTTTCTTTGCATCTTCAACTCTCTCGCAATCGAATCGAGAAATCTTCTCGGCCAAATCATGCATCAGGTCGTGGATGTAATAGTACCTCCGACGCCCCAGCTTTTGCCTATGGAAAAATGACCTCTCCACAAGCTGATCAAAGTACTCGCTTCCCACATCCTCCAATTGGGCCTTCCCACTAGTTGGCTGGATGAAATCAAGGGCCATCCAAATCTTCACCAGCTTGTCGCGCTTGAACCTCCAGTTCTTCGGGAACAAGCTACAGATTGCAAAGCATGGTTGCAGGTGCTCTGGTAAATTCTGGTAGCACAACTCTAATGTTTTGGAAATATCATCGAAGCCATCCTTCCCAAGCACGTTCCTCCAATAGTCTTCCCTGCGGTTGCTTCCCAGCATCTGTCCGACGGCCTTCGCCAACAATGGTGAGCCCCTGAGCTTTTCAGCGATTTTCCTCCCAATGCCTTGCAGCTCGGGAGACCACTTATCAATCTTGTCGTCACCAAAGGCATACCTTGTGAACAGAGACCAGATATCATTGTCCGGCAAGTTGCCCAAGTAGAACTCGCGTGCTTCAAGCGCTGTCACCACTATCTTTTGCCTTGTGGTGACCACAATCTTGCTCCCCGTTGACTCCCCGTGCCTGAGGGGTGCCAGCACCTTAGCCCACATCTCACGGTAGTCAATCCCCTTCATGTCCATGTCCTCCCTGTTCCAGACATCGTCGATCACCAGCAGGAACTTGCGCGACGAGACTTTCTCCTGGAGGTCAGTTTGTAGCCTGTGGAAGCTCTTCATACTGTCTGGCACGTCGACATTGGCGGACTGCAGGATTTGCCTGGCGAGCTCAAACTCGTTGTCCTTGGCGTCAGGCCGGACCCAGATCATGAGGTCGAAGGCGGAGATTACCTTCTGATCCTTGAACAGGAGCTGCACCAGCGTGGTCTTCCCCATCCCGCCATGGCCCCAGATCGCGGCGATGGGGACGGACACGGGCTTGGCGTCGGCGTCGGGCGTGTCGACAAGCCAGGACACCATCTCTTGCAGCTCCTTCTCGCGCCCGACCACGGCGTCCTCGTCCGGGCGCATAGGGCCCGTGTGGTTGCTGCCGCTCGGTTGGCGCGACACTGACGCCGACGCGATGGTCTCCGTGGCTGACAGCAGCATCGAAGAGCCAGCGTGGATGGTCTCCAGCTTCTCGACGACGTCCTTGAGCCTGTTGACGCGCTCGTCGGCGCCCAAGATCCGCTTGCCGAACCTGACGACGGAGGATTCAGGGTGTGGGACCGAGTCGTCGAAGTCGTCGAGGACGTCTTGAGCTTCGTACACGGCGTCCATGAGCTGCTGCAGCCACGCACGGAGGTTCCGGCACCTGTCCGTGGAGCCTCGCAGCTGGACGGCGCTCGCCACGGTCTGGAGATGGAGCAGCGTGTTCCGGAGGCGCTCTAGCGCCTTGGAGACGCCGTCGCCCATCCACTTGATCCTGTCGGAGGCGGCCTTTTCGACGACGATCTTGATGATCGGGCACACCAGCCAGCCGACCACCGCCTCCGCCATCTCGATCGCCGCCGCCGGTCGGAGATCGAGGCTGCGCGCAGCTGGTGGGGAACCAAGGAGACTAGAAGAGTGAGGAGGTGGAGTCAACGGCCGTGGGGTATTGGTCGCGCTCAACCAGTTGTTGGAGGGGCTGGTTCTGAGCTATGACGGGGAAAATTCCGTGCGATTTTGGCTGTTTTGGGGAAATTTCCGTGCGATTCCCGGCACCGGAGCGCAATGCATTAACCGACTCGGGACGCGGCCGCTTTGGAAGTCTTGCACGCGACACGGTTTGGTTTCGTCACTTTCTGTGTGGAGTGGTGGATACTACAGTGGGTTTTATTTGGAGTGACAAAAGATCAGTGATCATTCTCTCTCCTGACCAGGCATCGATTTACACAGTGTGCGAGGACATTGGCCCGGTTCGTTTGTGACgtgagccgtactatttcagcaTACGTGTCTTTGTCTTATCATAAATTAGcgaacagtattttcagtcatcgtttttcagcaaagcgaacagggcatCACCCGGTGTGTCCTTCGAATCGATGCTCAAACATCTCTCCTGACCGTGCATGGATTTACACGCTGTGCGAGGCGATGATGAAACAAAAAAGCCAGCACCGGTGATTCGATTCTACTTATCGTGATACTTGGTATTTAGTATGTTGCGGCCTTTAACCACAACAGGTTACAAAGTGGAGAGAACCATAATCATAACCCTTATAATCACAACTATATGTAAAAGTAGTGGGAACTATAGTCACACCACTGCAATGATCCTAAATCACAACAagcaacaaaaaggggacaaATAGCTAGAACCCTGCAAACATGGTCAACATGGTGAAAATTGGATGGCAACGGTGTTATCTTTGACGGGTATTGGCAAAACAGTCTGCGCGTGAGTCCTGACGCAAGAAATTCCCCTGTTCCCCGTCCCCGACCCCTGTGTCGGGGCTAGGTATTCCCCGTCCTcatcctcaaacaagcaatttgtCAACTTATAAGTGTAATTGCACCATCAACACAATATGCTATATTTAATACATAAACATAAGTTCTTACTATATAAAAATATGTTATCATGTATCTTGTACCATAGATCTCATTGCAAGCACAGACTTGTTAGCGCTCGGACGGACGTCCGTTCCAGAACGCTAGCGCCGGACGGTGCCGCGCACGTAGGAAGTGGAGCCCGCGCTACCTGTTTTTGCGCACCCCACGGTGTGGACCCCACGCTGCTTCTTGCCCTAATATCGCGCTCGCTCTGCTTGCCTGACCACCGCACACCCGCGCCTGCACGCGGGAACACCATGTGGGTCCCAGTCACCTACCACGACAAGTGGGTcatattacaacatgtgcaacactagaTCTAGCTTtacaacatccacatgaaacacttacaacatacgtccgaaatagttgaaacacttgcaacatttaTCTAAAGCACTTGCAAAACacccaatttttttttgaaaacacgtgtgtagcATTGAAAAcaatccagataaaacatttacaacatacatATAAAAAtacataaaacacttgaaacatacgcttacaacatgcatgtatatgcatcatctagatctacttttgcaatatatagataaaagcacttgcaacatacgtcttaaacagatgaaatatttggaacaaacacttgcaacatacgtgtatagccattgcaacatgtgcaacatcctgatctacttttgcaacatccatataaaacacttgcaacatacatctgaaacacttgaaacatacgtttgcatcATGCGTTTTCAGTGCAACATCTCCTTactgcttgggagaatggaggctcaTTTGCGTGGGAGTTCACCAGTGCAGAGCTTGGCGCTCTGGTGGAGAAGGCCATGGTGTATCTAGCGTGAGCTATCAccgctccggtggagaaggcagttgaaagccctagtttggttttggtgaattgataaaaccctcaatgctaacctagtttatcaaagtgatcatgagataggtagcactattccaagtatggagcaaatggtgaagatcatgatgatggtgtgaccatggtgatgatcaagtgcttgaacttgaaaaagaagaaagagaaaaacaaaaagctcaaggcaaggaTGTGGAGCCGATCAAGAACCTAAAAGGGGCCTAAAGGCTCATCGGATGCTTGGCAGCGCTCAGCTGCTTTATATCCCGTCTCGGGGAGCAAGGTATGCCACTATACAAGCTCCTTAAGAAATCTGAACATTTTGAGTGGACGCAGGAAGCCCAAAAGGCGttggcctagttgaaagacttCCTGACTACACCATCGGTCCTGACTCCCCCTCCGAGGGAGAGACCCTGCTTCTGTACACCGCTACCACTCCGCACACTGCCAACGTGGCTCTGGTCATGGAACGGGAGGAGGAGGGCCATGCGCTCAAGGTTCAGTGGCTGGTGTACTTCGTCAGTGAGGTCCTCTTTGATTCAAAGACCTTCTACCCGAAGATTCAGAAACTCCTCTATGCCGTGCTCATCACCAAGCGCAAGCTCCGACACTATTTCGACAGCCACCCGATGGTGGTCGTGTCCTTCAACGGCCTCAGGGACATCATAAATAATTAGGAGTCCATGGGCCGCATCGCCAAATGGGGGCTCAAGCTCATGGGCCTCAACATCACATACGCCCCTCACACGacgatcaagtcccaagtgctcaCCGCTTTGTGGAAGAGTGGACAGAGGAGCAAGCCTCAACCGCTCCTGTCAAGTTGGAGTACTGGActatgtacttcgacggctctctcatgCTCGAGGGGGCGAGCGCAGGGGTCCTCCTCATATCCCCTAGCGACGATAAGCTAAGGTATGCCCTTCAGCTCCATTTCCAGGCCACTAACAATGTTGTAGAGTATGAGGCACTCCTTCATGGCATCCGAGTGGCCGTTGAGCTCAGCGCATGGCACCTCTTCATTTGAGGGGACTCTAAGCTTGttatcaaccaggtcatgaaggagtcagccTGCTGGAACATGAGGATGAAGGCCTATTCTCGGAGGTCCAGAAATTGGAGGAGAAGTTTGACGGCATCGAGCTCCATCACGTCCTTCAGAGggataatgaggaagctaatgcCCTATCAAAGCTAGCATCCTCTCAAAAGGACCCACCGTTGGGGTCTTCCACGATGTCCTCGACACCCCCTCGATCCGCCTCGAAGGAGAGGTGGGAACGACCACCTAGGAGACTGCCTCAAACacggccatggccggcgatgggTCACCCCCCAAGGGGTGTGTGCTGGCTATCACCACATGTGGCCGTAGGGGGATCAAACTGCTGGCCAGCCCTCTCCCTGACCCTTCGGTACAAACCCAAAAGCGTGGGCGACCGGAGCTCGCCGCCCCTGACGAAGAAGGCGACGTCCCTGATGCAAGGGACTTTGAAGAGCCCTCGGCGTAGATGGACGACTCGCTTGGCCAACGGGGCACACCCTCTGTGAACTCAGCGCCGCCTCTTATCGATGAGGCTGGTGCGCTGGTAGAAGACTCCCCCAACCGCCTAGGACCCAAAGGACTGGATGACGCCCTTCCTCGACTTCCTCAGATAGGGGATCCT
This genomic interval carries:
- the LOC136512945 gene encoding putative disease resistance RPP13-like protein 1, yielding MAEAVVGWLVCPIIKIVVEKAASDRIKWMGDGVSKALERLRNTLLHLQTVASAVQLRGSTDRCRNLRAWLQQLMDAVYEAQDVLDDFDDSVPHPESSVVRFGKRILGADERVNRLKDVVEKLETIHAGSSMLLSATETIASASVSRQPSGSNHTGPMRPDEDAVVGREKELQEMVSWLVDTPDADAKPVSVPIAAIWGHGGMGKTTLVQLLFKDQKVISAFDLMIWVRPDAKDNEFELARQILQSANVDVPDSMKSFHRLQTDLQEKVSSRKFLLVIDDVWNREDMDMKGIDYREMWAKVLAPLRHGESTGSKIVVTTRQKIVVTALEAREFYLGNLPDNDIWSLFTRYAFGDDKIDKWSPELQGIGRKIAEKLRGSPLLAKAVGQMLGSNRREDYWRNVLGKDGFDDISKTLELCYQNLPEHLQPCFAICSLFPKNWRFKRDKLVKIWMALDFIQPTSGKAQLEDVGSEYFDQLVERSFFHRQKLGRRRYYYIHDLMHDLAEKISRFDCERVEDAKKEIPKTIRHLSVSGDSDTVAQLKSRCDLKRLRTLLILKNPSSSLDQLPGDFFTELKGLRVLSLEGCNIIRLSERIGNLKYLRYLALCKSTTKLPQALTKLYRLQTFSSPKGSGLEVPEDIVNLTRLRHLDMDTSKITGIGKLVHLQGSVKFHVKNEKGHTLGDLDGMSSLRKELHIKNLDVVTKQEEACKAGLNRKENVKVLELEWNSTGKSVPSVEAEVLDGLEPHQYVKRLIIRRYHGNRSPNWLSTSLKESNFYFKYLHLINCRKWEVLPPLGQLPCLKVLHLKEMCSVKKIGREFCGTNPIAFPYLEELEFDDMPQWVEWTQAEKSTDMFPKLRKLKLLNCPELIKVPQLPLFVRKVSVKNTGFVSQLKLSSSSSPSKARKFALDTCSATVLTNGLMHKQQLESIAILTLRNCQDVKFEELHVLTSLKRLQISHSSINDEQLCTCLRGLQALTWLEISNCNNITCLPQMESSDCLTKLHELHIQQCSEFSSLHSMPSFAALESVLIENCSKITVKSFPTNFNSNTTLRKLSIMNCAELESLPSGFPSSLQVLHLIGCKPNLMNQLQLKDGPEWDKVASIPIKQIR